The following proteins are encoded in a genomic region of Microcoleus sp. FACHB-68:
- a CDS encoding metalloregulator ArsR/SmtB family transcription factor encodes MGQPSTTTSAEMIAGFHALSDPIRLQVLDLLRDRELCVCDLCEQLEVSQSKLSFHLKTLKEAALVRARQEGRWIYYSLNLPQFVVLEQYLAEYRRFSAILPVRRCQDAS; translated from the coding sequence ATGGGACAACCTTCGACCACAACATCGGCTGAAATGATTGCCGGTTTTCACGCCCTATCTGACCCGATCCGGCTGCAAGTTTTGGATCTGCTGCGCGATCGCGAGTTATGCGTGTGCGATCTCTGCGAACAGTTGGAAGTGAGTCAGTCTAAGCTGTCTTTTCACCTGAAAACGCTCAAAGAAGCGGCGCTGGTTCGCGCCCGTCAGGAAGGACGCTGGATTTACTACAGTCTTAATTTGCCTCAATTTGTAGTGCTTGAGCAATATTTGGCCGAATACCGGCGCTTTAGTGCAATTCTGCCGGTGCGCCGATGCCAGGACGCCTCTTAA
- the arsH gene encoding arsenical resistance protein ArsH — protein sequence MTTFDHPPRILFLYGSLRERSYSRLLAEEAARILEEFGAEVRFFNPLELPIYGSVEDTHPKVQELRELSLWSEGQVWSSPELHGNISGIMKNQIDWIPLSIGAVRPTQGRTLAVMQVSGGSQSFNAVNTLRILGRWMRMFTIPNQSSVAKAYQEFNEDGTMKDSPYRDRLIDVMEELYKFTMLLRDQVNYLTDRYSERKEKAAQQTLVVANRALEINAGKNT from the coding sequence ATGACAACTTTTGATCATCCGCCCAGAATTTTATTTTTGTATGGCTCTTTACGAGAGCGTTCTTATAGCCGGCTCTTAGCAGAAGAAGCCGCTCGAATTCTCGAAGAATTTGGTGCGGAAGTCCGGTTTTTCAACCCTCTTGAATTACCAATATACGGCAGTGTAGAAGATACACATCCCAAGGTGCAGGAGTTACGAGAATTGAGCTTGTGGTCTGAAGGTCAGGTGTGGTCGAGTCCTGAGCTGCATGGCAATATTAGCGGCATTATGAAAAACCAAATTGATTGGATTCCCTTAAGTATTGGGGCAGTGAGACCCACTCAAGGAAGAACCTTGGCTGTGATGCAAGTAAGTGGGGGTTCTCAGTCTTTTAATGCCGTTAATACGCTGCGAATTCTGGGGCGATGGATGCGGATGTTCACCATACCTAATCAGTCTTCTGTTGCTAAAGCTTATCAAGAGTTTAATGAAGATGGCACGATGAAGGATTCACCTTATCGAGATCGTCTCATTGATGTTATGGAGGAGCTTTACAAATTTACAATGCTCCTGCGTGATCAAGTTAATTACCTAACAGATCGCTACAGTGAACGTAAGGAGAAAGCAGCGCAGCAGACGCTTGTGGTAGCCAATCGTGCCCTTGAAATTAACGCTGGGAAAAATACTTAA
- a CDS encoding creatininase family protein, whose translation MLLHLSTWPEVEAYLETSTGIILPIGSTEQHGPTGLIGTDAICAEAISRGVGEACNALVGPTINVGMALHHTGFPGTISLRPSTMILLVRDYVAGLAKAGFTKFFFINGHGGNIATLKAGFSETYAILAELNITNADRVRCQVGNWFMCGSVYKLAKELYGDQEGSHATPSEVALTQYVYPEAIKQAPLSAEVAGGHAIYGAADFRRRYPDGRMGSNPALATPEHGKQFYELAVKELSNSYLEFLTAE comes from the coding sequence ATGCTGCTGCACTTAAGTACCTGGCCAGAAGTTGAGGCTTACCTCGAAACATCCACCGGCATCATCCTTCCCATCGGTTCGACGGAACAACATGGCCCAACCGGCTTGATCGGCACCGATGCCATTTGTGCCGAAGCGATTTCACGGGGGGTTGGAGAAGCCTGCAATGCCCTAGTTGGCCCAACAATTAATGTCGGCATGGCACTACACCACACCGGCTTTCCTGGCACGATTAGCCTGCGTCCTAGCACGATGATTTTGTTGGTTCGTGATTATGTTGCCGGCTTAGCCAAAGCCGGATTTACCAAGTTTTTCTTTATTAATGGCCACGGTGGCAACATCGCTACGCTCAAGGCCGGTTTCTCCGAAACTTATGCAATCTTGGCAGAGTTAAATATTACTAATGCAGATCGGGTGCGGTGTCAAGTTGGCAACTGGTTCATGTGCGGATCAGTTTATAAACTTGCCAAGGAGTTATATGGCGACCAAGAAGGTTCCCATGCGACACCCAGCGAGGTCGCGCTGACTCAGTATGTCTATCCAGAGGCGATTAAACAAGCACCGCTTTCAGCAGAGGTAGCCGGTGGTCATGCAATTTATGGGGCTGCTGACTTTCGCCGGCGCTACCCTGACGGTCGAATGGGTTCAAATCCTGCTTTGGCAACGCCTGAACATGGCAAGCAATTTTATGAGCTGGCGGTCAAAGAATTGAGTAATTCCTATTTGGAGTTTCTTACAGCAGAATAA
- the pstC gene encoding phosphate ABC transporter permease subunit PstC translates to MSSHSQSSGKNRSLNFGETLELWMNKIFVPLTLFCALSIVGILLWITFLVGMQALPAIEKFGLGFLFSTSWDPVRDQFGALPQLYGTLISAVIALFFAIPVGLGVALFLSEDFLPPKVQVALAFLVELLAAIPSVVYGLWGLFVIVPIFKEVGRWLYEAFPWIPIFNEPPSATGLGMLPAGVVLAIMVLPTIAVISRDSLISLPPDLRQASMGLGATRWETIIKILVPAAFSGIVGAVMLALGRALGETMAVTMLIGNANNINVSILKPANTVASLLANQFAEASGLQVSALMYASLMLFALTLLVNILAEILVRRVQRI, encoded by the coding sequence ATGAGCAGTCATTCGCAAAGCAGCGGGAAAAATCGTTCGCTCAATTTTGGAGAAACCCTTGAGCTGTGGATGAATAAAATCTTTGTCCCGCTCACCCTATTTTGCGCCCTCTCCATTGTGGGAATTTTGCTGTGGATCACCTTCTTAGTAGGGATGCAAGCGCTGCCGGCAATTGAAAAGTTTGGCTTGGGGTTTCTTTTTTCTACAAGCTGGGACCCTGTGCGTGATCAGTTTGGGGCACTGCCTCAGCTCTACGGCACTCTCATCAGTGCAGTCATCGCCCTATTTTTTGCGATCCCCGTAGGATTGGGAGTCGCGCTATTTCTGAGCGAGGACTTCTTGCCGCCCAAGGTTCAAGTAGCCTTAGCTTTCTTGGTAGAACTCTTAGCAGCCATTCCCAGCGTTGTGTATGGGCTTTGGGGGCTGTTTGTGATCGTTCCTATTTTTAAAGAGGTCGGTCGTTGGCTCTACGAAGCTTTTCCCTGGATACCGATTTTTAATGAGCCTCCGAGCGCTACAGGTTTAGGAATGCTGCCGGCAGGGGTGGTTTTGGCAATTATGGTTTTACCGACAATTGCTGTCATCTCCCGCGATTCGTTAATTTCCCTGCCACCGGATCTGCGACAAGCGTCAATGGGTTTGGGCGCAACTCGTTGGGAAACGATTATTAAAATCCTCGTCCCGGCAGCCTTTTCTGGAATTGTAGGGGCAGTCATGCTGGCATTAGGCCGCGCTTTGGGCGAGACAATGGCGGTAACGATGCTCATCGGAAATGCCAACAATATCAATGTTTCGATTTTAAAGCCGGCGAATACCGTTGCCTCGCTGCTGGCGAATCAATTCGCAGAGGCGAGTGGTTTGCAAGTCTCTGCACTGATGTATGCATCCTTAATGCTGTTTGCGCTGACGCTATTAGTCAATATCCTGGCTGAAATTCTAGTGCGGCGGGTTCAGCGAATCTAA
- a CDS encoding MIP/aquaporin family protein: MGKKSDFNMALQKSIFYCWREALAEGIGTFILVFAGTGAVMVNQLSGGAVTHLGVSFVFGAVVAALIYTMGHLSGAHFNPAVTLGFWISGYFPKHKILPYILAQCIGAFAGSTVLLIALGSVAKLGATLPLNGNWSQSFVLETILTFILMLVILGSGLDRRAHIGFAGLAIGLTVGMEATFMGPITGASMNPARSFGPALAAGIWQHHWVYWVAPILGAQLAVLVYRQLSQGFQDIK; the protein is encoded by the coding sequence ATGGGCAAAAAGTCAGACTTTAACATGGCTTTACAGAAATCGATTTTTTACTGCTGGCGAGAGGCGCTTGCAGAGGGTATCGGTACGTTCATTCTGGTGTTTGCCGGCACCGGCGCAGTCATGGTAAACCAACTTAGCGGCGGTGCTGTTACTCATCTTGGGGTTAGTTTCGTCTTTGGGGCAGTTGTGGCCGCTTTAATTTACACAATGGGACATCTCAGCGGCGCTCATTTCAACCCTGCTGTGACTCTGGGTTTTTGGATAAGCGGTTATTTTCCCAAACACAAGATACTGCCCTATATTTTGGCGCAGTGCATCGGTGCGTTTGCCGGCTCAACGGTGCTGCTAATTGCGTTGGGATCGGTTGCCAAACTGGGGGCGACTTTGCCACTCAACGGTAACTGGTCACAATCTTTTGTGCTCGAAACTATTCTCACCTTCATCTTGATGCTGGTCATTTTAGGGTCTGGCCTTGATCGCCGCGCTCATATTGGCTTTGCCGGCTTAGCGATTGGGTTAACAGTTGGAATGGAAGCAACTTTCATGGGTCCTATTACAGGAGCAAGCATGAATCCCGCCAGATCGTTTGGCCCCGCCTTAGCTGCCGGTATTTGGCAGCATCATTGGGTTTATTGGGTTGCACCTATTTTAGGAGCGCAACTTGCTGTGCTGGTCTATCGGCAGCTTTCTCAGGGATTTCAAGATATTAAATGA
- the pstA gene encoding phosphate ABC transporter permease PstA, producing the protein MQKAELISHSAFFLLHFSFLTIMPANPNRTASGYPSNTLTRSPNSPRTLFGTLMTGLTFSAAAIALLPLVAVLSYVIIKGASRINLGVFTELPPVALQAGGGFGNAIQGTLIMVAFGALISIPVGVLAAVYVSEFAAGTQFASWIRFFTNVLSGVPSIIVGVFAYGVFVLTTKNYSAFAGGFALSVLMLPIIVRATEESLKLVPQETRQGALGLGATNFQTVARVVLPAALPAIVTGTTLAVARAAGETAPLLFTALFSQYYLPITQNGVEALNQPAASLAVLVYNFATRPYENQKELAWAAALILVLLVLLTSIISRFATARKVY; encoded by the coding sequence ATGCAGAAAGCAGAATTAATTTCTCATTCTGCTTTCTTCCTTCTTCATTTTTCATTCTTAACTATCATGCCTGCCAACCCAAATCGCACCGCTTCTGGCTACCCTAGCAATACCCTAACGCGCTCACCTAATTCTCCCCGGACGCTGTTTGGGACGCTCATGACCGGCTTGACATTCTCTGCGGCTGCCATCGCCCTGCTGCCGCTCGTTGCAGTCCTTTCCTACGTCATTATCAAAGGAGCCAGCCGAATCAACCTGGGCGTCTTCACTGAACTGCCGCCGGTGGCATTACAGGCGGGTGGAGGCTTTGGCAATGCCATCCAAGGAACACTGATTATGGTGGCGTTTGGAGCGCTGATCAGCATTCCCGTTGGCGTCTTGGCAGCAGTCTATGTATCTGAATTTGCTGCCGGCACTCAGTTTGCGAGCTGGATTCGCTTTTTCACCAACGTTCTTAGTGGCGTCCCTTCGATCATTGTGGGCGTATTTGCTTACGGCGTCTTCGTACTCACGACAAAAAATTACTCAGCTTTCGCCGGCGGCTTTGCCTTATCCGTGCTGATGTTGCCCATCATTGTCCGAGCCACAGAAGAATCACTCAAGCTCGTGCCCCAGGAAACCAGACAAGGCGCACTGGGTTTGGGAGCCACTAACTTTCAAACGGTGGCGCGGGTTGTTTTACCGGCAGCCTTACCCGCCATTGTCACCGGCACCACCCTAGCAGTTGCTCGTGCGGCTGGAGAAACCGCACCCCTTCTGTTTACCGCGCTTTTCAGCCAGTATTACTTGCCAATTACGCAGAATGGAGTAGAAGCGTTGAATCAGCCGGCAGCTTCTCTCGCCGTTTTAGTCTATAACTTCGCCACTCGTCCCTACGAAAACCAGAAAGAGCTTGCTTGGGCAGCAGCGCTCATCCTCGTGCTGCTTGTCTTGCTCACCAGCATTATTTCCCGTTTCGCTACGGCTCGTAAAGTCTATTAA
- a CDS encoding response regulator transcription factor, translated as MFSIDSMKSPSMPDIGQTGRVLVVEDEDLIRDMLVLALEGEGYAVTSAIDGRTAMSLLYEIEPRAGELPFDLIVLDLMLPQVNGLDLCRLLRHQGYAVPILILSAKGSETDRVLGLEVGADDYLTKPFSMRELIARCRALLRRQRLNYLPQPSVLQFGDITLYPQECRVIVRGEELTLSPKEYRLLELFMSYPRRVWSRDQLLDQVWGQDFIGDSKTVDVHIRWLREKVERDPSQPEYVITVRGFGYRLG; from the coding sequence ATGTTCTCTATAGACTCCATGAAAAGCCCATCGATGCCAGATATAGGGCAAACAGGCCGAGTTTTGGTGGTTGAAGATGAAGACTTGATCCGCGATATGCTGGTTTTAGCGTTAGAAGGGGAAGGCTACGCAGTAACCAGCGCGATAGATGGGCGAACGGCCATGTCTTTGCTCTACGAGATTGAGCCAAGGGCGGGGGAATTACCCTTTGACTTGATTGTTCTCGATTTAATGTTGCCCCAGGTCAACGGACTCGATCTGTGCCGATTGTTACGTCATCAAGGTTATGCCGTACCGATTTTAATATTGAGCGCCAAGGGGAGTGAAACTGATCGCGTTTTAGGGCTAGAAGTGGGAGCGGATGACTATCTAACCAAACCCTTTAGTATGCGCGAACTCATTGCCCGGTGTCGGGCGTTGTTGCGCCGGCAGCGCTTAAACTACTTACCTCAGCCGTCGGTGTTGCAATTTGGAGACATCACCCTTTATCCCCAAGAGTGCCGCGTCATCGTGCGGGGCGAAGAACTCACCCTCTCGCCCAAAGAATACCGGCTACTGGAATTATTCATGAGTTATCCCCGCCGGGTTTGGTCCCGCGATCAATTGCTCGACCAAGTTTGGGGGCAAGATTTTATTGGCGATAGCAAAACCGTAGATGTTCACATTCGCTGGTTGCGCGAGAAAGTCGAGCGAGATCCCAGCCAGCCAGAGTACGTCATTACAGTCCGAGGCTTTGGCTATCGGTTAGGTTAG
- the arsC gene encoding arsenate reductase, glutathione/glutaredoxin type: MKRVMFVCKRNSCRSQMAEGFARTLGKDKISVTSSGLEGSRVHPTAVEVMSEIGIDITDQTSKQLSDFNAENYDAVISLCGCGVNLPEAWVLRDVFEDWQLDDPDGQPVETFHRVRDEIKERVAKLVETLS, translated from the coding sequence ATGAAACGAGTGATGTTTGTTTGCAAAAGAAATTCCTGCCGTTCCCAGATGGCAGAGGGATTTGCCAGAACCTTGGGAAAAGACAAAATTTCTGTCACCAGTTCCGGATTGGAAGGCAGCAGAGTTCATCCCACCGCTGTGGAAGTTATGTCTGAAATCGGTATTGATATAACCGATCAAACTTCCAAACAGTTAAGTGATTTTAATGCAGAAAACTATGACGCGGTGATTTCCCTATGCGGCTGTGGTGTTAATTTACCAGAAGCTTGGGTGCTACGAGACGTATTTGAAGATTGGCAACTAGACGATCCAGATGGACAGCCGGTGGAAACATTTCACCGAGTGCGGGATGAAATTAAGGAAAGAGTCGCAAAACTCGTTGAAACTCTCAGTTAA
- a CDS encoding substrate-binding domain-containing protein, producing the protein MKTTTKQVAFGLCLFVLTSGAGVTLNACSRARSQPLSILIDGSSTVFPITQAVAKEFQQRQTEDVAINVDFTGTGGGLRKFCAGETDISNASRPIQPKEMEACRNAGVPYIELPIAFDALTFDGKAQFNLTLGELLRKQEKF; encoded by the coding sequence ATGAAAACAACAACGAAACAGGTTGCTTTTGGGCTGTGTCTTTTCGTGCTAACGAGCGGTGCCGGTGTGACGCTCAACGCCTGTAGTCGTGCTAGGTCGCAGCCATTATCAATTTTAATTGATGGATCTAGCACCGTGTTTCCGATTACGCAGGCGGTAGCAAAAGAGTTTCAACAAAGGCAAACAGAGGACGTTGCGATCAACGTGGACTTCACCGGCACCGGCGGTGGGTTGAGAAAATTTTGTGCCGGTGAAACCGATATCAGCAACGCCTCTCGCCCCATCCAACCCAAAGAGATGGAAGCTTGCAGAAACGCTGGTGTACCTTATATAGAATTACCCATTGCATTTGATGCCCTGACTTTTGATGGAAAAGCTCAGTTCAACTTGACACTGGGCGAGTTATTACGCAAACAGGAAAAGTTTTAG
- the pstS gene encoding phosphate ABC transporter substrate-binding protein PstS has product MLSQLRSTRSAFVASAIALSFSLAACSGTNSNNAGNTGSTTSGSNASPAATTAAGGENVRLNGAGASFPAPLYEVWFNEYNKANPNVQVSYQSVGSGAGVNQFTEGTVDFGASDTAMKDDEITKAQKGVLMVPMTAGSIVLAYNVPGVENLKLPRQVYSDILLGKITNWNDPAIAAANPDAKLPDKAISVIYRSDGSGTTGVFTKHLSAISADWKAGPGEGKTVQWPVGSGAKGNEGVTELLKQTEGAIGYVEYGYAKNNGLSMASLENKAGQFVEPTPEASSKTLAAVQLPENFRAFIADPEGNESYPIVTYTWLLVPKEFSDPAKAKAMEDVIKWGLTDGQKFSSDLGYIPLPKEVVDKVQPAVEAISPS; this is encoded by the coding sequence ATGTTGTCTCAACTTCGCTCAACTCGCAGTGCGTTTGTCGCCTCGGCGATCGCACTTTCATTTAGCTTAGCTGCTTGTAGCGGCACAAATTCTAATAACGCGGGTAACACCGGCAGCACAACATCTGGATCGAACGCATCTCCAGCCGCAACAACGGCAGCTGGGGGTGAGAATGTCAGACTTAATGGAGCGGGTGCTTCGTTTCCAGCACCGTTGTATGAAGTTTGGTTTAATGAGTACAACAAAGCAAATCCCAACGTCCAAGTTAGCTACCAATCTGTTGGTAGTGGAGCTGGGGTGAACCAGTTTACCGAAGGAACGGTAGACTTTGGGGCCAGCGACACCGCCATGAAGGACGATGAAATCACGAAAGCCCAAAAAGGCGTTCTCATGGTGCCGATGACAGCCGGCAGTATCGTGCTCGCTTACAATGTTCCGGGCGTTGAGAATCTCAAACTCCCGCGCCAAGTTTATAGCGATATTCTCCTCGGCAAAATCACGAATTGGAACGACCCTGCGATCGCGGCAGCCAATCCGGATGCAAAACTGCCAGACAAAGCGATCAGCGTGATTTACCGTTCAGACGGTAGCGGCACCACCGGCGTGTTCACCAAACACCTGAGTGCGATTAGCGCCGATTGGAAGGCCGGCCCAGGTGAAGGGAAAACCGTGCAGTGGCCGGTTGGCAGCGGTGCAAAGGGTAACGAAGGCGTCACAGAACTGCTGAAGCAGACTGAAGGTGCCATCGGTTATGTTGAATACGGCTACGCCAAAAACAACGGCTTGAGTATGGCATCGTTGGAAAACAAAGCCGGTCAGTTCGTTGAACCGACTCCCGAAGCATCCTCCAAAACCCTTGCTGCGGTTCAACTTCCCGAAAATTTCCGCGCGTTCATTGCTGACCCGGAAGGAAATGAATCCTATCCCATCGTCACCTATACTTGGTTGTTGGTGCCCAAGGAGTTCAGCGATCCAGCCAAAGCCAAAGCAATGGAGGATGTGATTAAATGGGGGCTGACTGACGGACAGAAGTTCAGCTCAGACCTCGGCTATATCCCCCTGCCAAAAGAAGTTGTTGACAAAGTTCAACCGGCAGTTGAGGCCATTAGCCCTTCCTAG